CGCCAAATCAATAAACTAGTTGACTTTTCATTTATTCTTGAAGAATTAAAAACGAAATATTGTCTTGATAACGGTCGGAATGCAGTGTCACCGATTCGTATGTTCAAATATCTATTGCTTAAATCAATTTATGATTTGTCAGATGTAGATGTAGTAGAACGTTCAAAATATGATATGTCGTTTAAATATTTCCTCGATATGGCACCAGAAGATTCCGTAATTGACCCAAGTTCTTTAACAAAATTCCGTAAACTCCGTCTTCAAGATGTGGGTTTATTAGATATGCTCATTGGAAAGACCGTTGAGATTGCAATTAAAAAGGAAATTATTAAAAATAAAACCATTATTGTTGATGCTACACATACAAAAGCACGTTATAACCAAAAATCACCGAGAGAATTTTTGCAGGAGAAATCAAAAAATGTGCGAAAAGCCGTTTATCAGTTCGATGAATCCATGAAAGAGAAATTCCCATCCAAAACAACTTCTAACGAAGTAACAGATGAATTAAATTATTGCCGTCAAATCATTTCTGTTGTCGAGTCAGAACCAAAAATTGCGGCAACCCCAGCTGTAAAGGAAAAATTAAATGTACTAAAAGAAGTAGTGGAAGATTATACAGAACAACTGGCTTTTTCAACAGACCCAGACGCACGTGTAGGACATAAAACAGCTGATTCTTCTTTTTTTGGCTACAAAACGCATATTGCAATGAGTGATGAACGAATTATTACAGCTGCAGTTGTGACAACAGGTGAAAAAAGTGATGGAAAATATCTGCAGGAATTAATTAAAAAAGCCAAGCAACAGGAATGGAAATTAATACAATTATTGGGGATACTGCCTACTCTGAGAAAAATAATATTTGTTATACAAAAGAACATCAATTAACACTTGTTTCTAGACTGCATCCACTTATTACATATGGTAGAAGAACAAAAGAAGATGAATTTAATTTTAATAAAGATGCAGGGATGTATGTTTGTAAAGCCGGGCATATGGCCATTCGAAAAAAATATGAAGAAAGAAAGAATCAAGATAAAAACCCTAGAATCAAGTACCTTTTTGATATTAAAAAATGTGCTGTTTGTCCTTTCCGTGAAGGATGTTATAAAGAAGGAGCGAAAAGTAAGTCCTATTCAGTAACCATCAAATCAACGGAACATACAGGTCAAGAAGCGTTTCAAAATACGGAAGCTTTTAAAGACCTAGCGAAAACACGCTATAAAATTGAGGCGAAAAATAGTGAACTTAAACATAGACACGGGTATGATGTGGCGTCATCTACGGGTCTATTTGGCATGGAAATACAAGGAGCTACAGCGATATTCGCAGTCAATCTCAAGAGGATTATAAAGCTCCTCTCTGAGAAAAAATAAGATAGAATATAAAAGTAACCAAGAAAAAAGCAGTTAGTTATCCAAAATTTGGACAACTAGCTGCTTTTTTTATCCACATCCAATGAGAAAAATAAAAATTCGCCAGTTTTTCAGCAGCCTCGCTTAAGCGCCTGCGGGGTCTCACCTGTCCCGCTGCTCCCGCAGGAGTCGAGCACCTTACGCTCCAATCAACAGGGTGTCAAAAGCAATAGTGCGCTTTAACATAGTCAATGTAAAAAAGGCGACTTTAAATTCACATTGAATTATAGAGTCGTCTTTTTTAATACAGTTATATATCCTTATTGAAAAAAAGAAAGTTTTTCAGTGACCTCGCTTAAAACTTCTGGGCCTCCAACAATGTCATTAAAATAGAGGTTTTTTGGAATCAAAGGTGGTCTTTGGTTGTTTTCAGATTTTTCTACTTTATCTACTTGAGTTGATTGGAGCGGAGGGCACTTGACTCCTGCGGGATTAGAGGGAATGGGAGACCCCACAGGCGGTACGCCGAGGAGGCTCCCATCCCTCCCCGCGGAAAGCAAGTGCCCGGAGTGGAAATCAACGGGCAAAGTTATGGTCTATATACAATCAACAGGGTGTTAAAAGTAATAATGAGCTTTAAAATAGTCAATATAAAAAGGGTAAAAACTTCATTATTTGAGGGAATGGTCGTTTATCAAGTTCATGAACGACTTAAATTAGTCGAGCTCCATATGAAAAACTGGGCATAGCCCCGGTCATTTTTTTACTTAGTGAATATCCGCTAGTTTTACTCAATGCCATCAACACCAATAAGAAGGACTTTTTAGTTCTCCCCAAATACCAAAAGCATTTTTCCATGTTAAATAATATGCTAATTCAGTTGTAATTTGGACAGTTATTTACGTTTTTCTCCACGTTATCGGAACTATTTATAAAAAAGGGAGCAAGCCCTTTTTAATGGGTTTGCTCCTTTTTCTCAGTAATTAATTTATTTATCGTGTTTTTTTACCATATTATACAATTGCATTTCGGTAATTGGACCATTATAATGCTCTCTAATTATTCCTTTTTTATCAATAACAAATGTTTCAGGCTGGCCAGTCGTATTATACATTTTAGTTATTTTAGCATTATAATCGAATAAGTAGGTTGCATTTGAAGGAAATTTTTTAAGAAATTGTTTAACGTTATCTTTCGTTTCGCCTTTGTTAAGCATGACTAAATTGTACTTATCTCCATAGTCCTTTTCAAAAGCTTGCAATTCTGGTGCTTCTTCTTTACATGGTTGACACCAAGTAGCAAAAACATTGATTACAACCATTTTCCCAGTAAAATCAGAAAGCTTTGTTGTTGACCCATCCAAATTAGGCAACTCAAAATTATAGGCTTTATCACCAACATCGGTATGTTTTCCGTGGCTTACAAGGCTGTAAGCAAAAAAAGTAAACATCCCAAACAAGAGAGCCAATATGAGAATCTTTCCACCTCGTTTGTTCACTTTATCTCCCCCTAACATCAGTGAATTTCAGTAAGTAGTCTGATGTTTTATAGAATAGGCCTGTTATTTATAACAGGCCTATTCATGGTTTTATTTTTCGATCTGTTTTAAAAATTCGATTTCCTTTTTAAGATTGTTTTGCCGTTTTCCTAAAAGAAAAAGGTAACCAAAAATAATCAACCAAATAACTGAATATGCTCCCCAAACAAATGCCATAATAATCTCCTCCTATTTTTCTAATTCTTCTCTTAATTTTTCCTTGTATTGATTTACTTTTATTTTCATATTTTCAAATGCTACTCCTCTGTTAAGGAGATACGCATAAAGGATTGTTAAAGCAGCAATTGAGACTAACAAGGCTACTAGCATGTTATCTTCAATCCCGCCACCTTTTTGCGAAACACCATTTCCAAAAACAATTGGGTGAAATTTGGTTTGCCACCAACGGATTGCAAAGAAAACAATTGGAACATCTGTAAAACCAATAATTCCAAATACGGCACAAAGTCTTGCACGTTTATCCCATACACCATCCATTTGGCGAATCATGATATACGCCATATAGATAAACCAAAGAATTAAGGTGGTTGTTAAGCGAGGCTCCCATGCCCACCATGTATTCCAAGCAGATTTTGCCCAGATAGGTCCAGTTGTTAAAACCAAAGTGGTAAAAACTAGACCAATTTCTGCTGACACATAGGCATATGTGTCAAAAATTCTTTTTCTTTTAACTAGATATAAAATACTAAAAATAAAAGTTACAAAAAAAGCTAAAAATGCGGTTGATGCAGAACCTACATGGAAATAAAAGATTTTTTGCACGATACCCATGGTTTTTTCAATGTGCGCATACATAAATATTAAATAAATGGCGGCCAAAATGGATATGACCGTTCCTCCAAATAAAATTTTTGGAAGAATTGGGCTCTTTACATCTGTCGACTCTGACACATGAATTGCCGATTTCTCTCGTTCGAGATTCATACTCATTTCCTAAACCTCCAGCACATATTCTATTAATAGAAAACATAGGACAAAAAAGATTACATCATAGGCTGATACCAGTTGGATCCATGCCATCGCACTCGACAACTTTTCCATATTCGTCAAGATAATTCTAGTTGCTTGAACAACCCCAATTAAAATTGGGCTTGTTATTGGGAAAAGAAGCAATGGGAGGAGCATTTCACTACTTTTTGAATTAGCCGCTAGCGCTGCCAAAAAAGTACCTATACTGATAAATCCAAAACTCCCTATAAAC
The Neobacillus sp. PS3-40 genome window above contains:
- a CDS encoding TlpA disulfide reductase family protein, which produces MNKRGGKILILALLFGMFTFFAYSLVSHGKHTDVGDKAYNFELPNLDGSTTKLSDFTGKMVVINVFATWCQPCKEEAPELQAFEKDYGDKYNLVMLNKGETKDNVKQFLKKFPSNATYLFDYNAKITKMYNTTGQPETFVIDKKGIIREHYNGPITEMQLYNMVKKHDK
- a CDS encoding CcmD family protein; translated protein: MAFVWGAYSVIWLIIFGYLFLLGKRQNNLKKEIEFLKQIEK
- a CDS encoding cytochrome c biogenesis protein, whose amino-acid sequence is MSMNLEREKSAIHVSESTDVKSPILPKILFGGTVISILAAIYLIFMYAHIEKTMGIVQKIFYFHVGSASTAFLAFFVTFIFSILYLVKRKRIFDTYAYVSAEIGLVFTTLVLTTGPIWAKSAWNTWWAWEPRLTTTLILWFIYMAYIMIRQMDGVWDKRARLCAVFGIIGFTDVPIVFFAIRWWQTKFHPIVFGNGVSQKGGGIEDNMLVALLVSIAALTILYAYLLNRGVAFENMKIKVNQYKEKLREELEK